The genomic stretch GTTCCGCCTTCTGCTATCATCAGGTAATAATAACCGTCTTTTTTATATAGATGAGGTCCCTCCGGCCAAATGACATCTCTTAAAGCACCTTTCCAGATGGCATGACTTTCCTCCGTCAGTTTCATGGTGTTAAGATCCAGCTTCTGTACCCAGATCTCCCAGTCACCATTGTAACGCACTCCTGACGGGTTGGGTCTGGTTCCTACATAATAACAGGTTCCATCCTCGTCAAAGAAAAGACTGGGATCGATTCCCCCGGCTTCCGGTCCCAGAAGAAAGGGTTCCGACCAGGGACCTTTTGGATCAGTTGCTGTTACGATAAAATTGCCGCCTCCCGATACATTGGTAGTAATCATATAAAAAATACCGTTATGAAAACGTATGGTGGGTGCAAAAATTCCACCGGAGTGACCGCTTTCCTTTAAAGGAATCTGTGACTCTCTGTCCAGAATATTGCCTATCTGCTCCCAGTCTGCCAAATTCCTGCTATGCCAGATGGGTACTCCGGGAAAATAAGCAAAGCTTGAGTTCACCAGGTAGAAATCCTCACCAACCCTGCAGATGGAAGGGTCGGGGTAAAAACCGTTTAATATGGGATTTGATGCAGTTATCATAGGAATGTCCTTTCTTATATTGCCAATATAATTTGTTTTATTTTGTTTTATGAAAGCCTGCTGTTAAACAGCAGGCAATTATTCAATAATTTTTAATGGAAGAATCCTGCAATACTCCAAAATAAGCTTTTTTGGGGTTCAATTCTTTGTCAAATAACAGGGGATAGCTTGCTCCCTCTGCATTATTGAGCCAGGAGCGGTCATCCGTAAGTCCCCAGAAGGTAACACTGGTTATATTCGCCTTTCCTTTTTCAACGGAATGAAGCAATACCGCCATGATATTCTTATATCTGGTTCCAAGCTTTTCCTGGGCTTCTTCACTGTTTTCCTTCATATCTATGTCAAGTTCGGTAACCTGAAGCTCTATTCCCAGTTCTGCATATTTATTGATAGCATACTGATAATCCAGAACATTTGGATTGGATAGCTGGATATGATCCTGCATACCGATTCCATCGACCAGGTTCTTTTCCTTTAATTTCTCCAGCAGCTTATAAACAGCAAACATCTTGGTCTTGTCATAGGTACTGTAATCATTATAGAAAAGCTTCTGTCCCTCTGCCATGTATTTTCTGGCATAGGTAAAGGCCATTTCAACATAATCCTCCCCCAGCACCTCATACCAGAGATTGTTTTTCGTCCGAATACCATTCTCTTGTCCGTCACCTGTTTCTATGGCCTCATTGACCACATCCCAGGCATATACAACACCGGGAAAATGTGTATTTACATACTCCATTTCCTGTTTTATGTAATTCTCCATACGTGCCAGCATAATCTCTCTTGAGACCAGCGGAGCTTTCTCACTATCTTCAAAGCCCACTGTAAAAAGCCATCTGGGAGTCTGTGAATGCCATACCAGAGTATGAGCCCGCATGGTAAGTCCGTTTTCCTTCGCAAAATTAAGGGCTGTTTCCGCCCTTTGCATATTAACTACAGGGTATTTTTCTTCCCCTCTTTTTAAGGTAGCCTCCCTATCCAGGGTAAAATCTGCCTTCATTTCATTTTCACAGGTTATACTGTTAAACTGTGATGCTACCAGCTTTGCTTTCAGGGGGTTTTTGATATCTTCGGCAGAAAGCGCAACTCCTGCTTTAAAGCTGCCTTCAAGAACCTGTGCCAGAACAGGCAGTTCTTTGCTCTCCTGGTATTGTCTATAATAATCCACCGTATTTCCAGCCTTTTCAGATTCCGGCTTACTTTCTTTCTGATTGCCTGCTGCTGCGTCACTTTCAGTTGAATTGCTCTCTGCTGTGTTATTTTCTTCTGTATTGTTTTCTATCTTATTTTCTGTTGTATTACTGTCTATTGCAGTACTATCTTTTTTAGTATTTTCTGTTAAACTGCCCCCTTGACTGACCGGCTCTTCTTTCCTGCTGCAGGACAGTAATAGCAAGGACAGGCATAGCACCAAACCTGCCAATTTAAAATAATCCCTCTTACATCCCATTTACTGCAACCCTCTTCTTCCCAAATTCACATAATCTCAAAATAAAGAGTCTGGCAAGCCAGACTCTGGTGCTGACCCGCTGTCATGACAGGAACCAGCTTCCGTAAGTGAGTCCTGTGTATCCTGCCCGGCAGGGCTTTCTCTATAATAAGCTGCAATTTCCTATTACAAAAAGGAGAGGCGGGTACATACCTCCCCTTTTTTGTCTATCTGTTATTTTTTATTGGCATCATCTATAAGTGCCTGCCAGGAATCTGCTACCTGCTCAATCTTCTCAGCAGGTGTGCTGCCAAGAGCATAGGTATCCCAGATAATAGTTCCAAGATCAAGTCCATATACGAAAGATGCATAATCTGTATTGATTGTTGCAGAGTCATACATCGTTGTAAGTGTTTCATCAACAGCTCTTTCATCACGGAATCTGGTGTAATAGCCGTCTTTCCAGGACTCACTGTCATCTTCATAGCCAGGAGTGGGGTTAGTCCAGAGGTTGTAAGCAAACGCTATTTTTTCTGCTGTTTCCTTATCATAGCTGGAAGGGATAACTGCTACGTTATCACTAAAGTATACTTCGTATCCATTTGCCTTAGGTCCTTTAGGGCAAAGTACAAATCCCCAATCATCTTCCATATCAGCCCAGGTTCCAGTCTTATAAACTTCTGCAAACTGCATTGCAACTTTGGCATCATGGAAGGCAGAAATGAACCAATCCCAGTTAGCATCCGCAGGAGCCGGCATCTCATAATTCTTCTGAATCAAGCTTACAGCCCATTGAAGAGCTTCCAGGAATTTAGGATCTTTGGAACCATTGAAGAACATACCACTGTCATCTTTACCGATGTATCTTGCATCGTTGCTGGTGATAGCACCTTTAAATAAATCTGCTGAAAAACTTGCCATTGCATAACTGTCGATGGTACCATCATTGTTACTGTCGATGGTAAGGGATTTACACAACTCTTCAAATTTGCTCCAGGTCCATTCTCCGCTTGCCTGTAAATCATAAGGCAGGTTCGGGTCAAGACCAGCTTCTTCAAACAGTCTCTTGTTCCAGTACACGCCAAGTTTGGGTTCAGGTTTACCAGCAGCCATACCATATACGGAATCACCATAGGTTAATGTCTTTAATACAGAAGGATTCCATTTACTCTCTGTAAAATCTAAATTTTCCAGAGTGGCCAGATCATATACCAATCCATTAGCCAAAGGCTGTGCTACCCAATCGGGTGCAAGGATAAACACCTGAGCTGCAGGATCTTCTGCCATCGTTGAGGTGGTAAAGGTCTCCTGCATGGTTCCCCATTCAGCAACTGCCACTTGTTTAATTTTAAAATTATATTTTGCCTGTATTTCTTCTCTGTAAGCCTGCGTAGCCTCTTCCTGTGCTGTTGTGGGAGCTGCAGGATCTGCAGAAGACCACCAGTCACCGATAACGATTTCCATACCACCTAAATCCATGGCGGGTTCTTCCGTTGCGGTAGGTGTTGCTTCTTCTGTAGGAGTTGTTGCCTCCACCGTAGGTTCAGAATTATTACTTGTTTCTTTTGCCTTATTCCCTCCGCAAGCTGTAAACATTGACAGACACATAGCGAGAATTAACAATACTGCCAAAAACTTTTGATTCTTTTTCACTGTAATATCCTCCTTTAAATACATTATATAGAAAAGTGATTTTCACTTAACTATCATCTATTTTGTAAATCCGTTATATAACCCCATTAATAACTAATACTTCCAGAGTCCCTGGATTTTTCCCCGATTATTTCATCCAGGAGACCCCTTATTATAAAATATCCTATATTTTAACGTGTGAAAATCTAACGATGATCTGTTTTACATCTTTAATCCGGTTTGACTTAAGCTTTCTACAAATCCCTTTTGCGCAACGATATAAATTAACAGCAGTGGAATAATAGCCATGATCATACCTGTAGAGATCATCATCTGTCCATAAGCTACGGAGGGCTTGCTGGCCGTTCCGCTGATAGAAGTCAGATAATCCCCTAAAAGGCTGCTTATTGCCGTCAATTTATTTGCCAAAAGTGCTGTCTTTCCCAGGAACATTCTTGAATAAAAGGAATCTGTCCATTGCCATACAAAGGCAAACAGAAAGCAGGAGGTAAGTATAGGTCTGGCATCCGGCAGCATAATACGAAGGAAGGTGGAAAAGTTACCACAGCCATCCACATAAGCAGCTTCCTCCAATTCCTTTGGTATTCCCCTGAAATACTGTCGGATCAAAAAGATATATAATCCGCTCTTTAACCCCATACAGGTTATACATAACAACATATAAGGTACAATGGAATTCTGAAGATTCAGGGTACTACCTGTAAAAAGCTTAATAATTCCGAAAACATCAAAAAATCGAAAATTTAAATAAAGCGATGACATAATAGTCTGCGGTGGAATTACGATTACAAGGAGCACACAGCCAAACCAAAAGTTTTTAAGCGGAAACTTAAATCTTGCAAATCCATAACCCACTATGGTACAGGCTGCAACCTGCAGAATACTTGACATTACTGAAATACCGATGGAATTAAATAATGACTTCCAATAATTTATCAGGCTGTTGACCAGTTTGTAATTCTCAAGAGTAAAATTTCTGGGTACTACGATTATTGTCGGGTCATATAAATCCTTTTCCTGCATAAAACTTAAGGATACCTTATTAAATAAAGGCTGCAGTATTAAAAAACACAAACCGAATAACAGTACAGCTCG from Anaerocolumna sp. AGMB13020 encodes the following:
- a CDS encoding endo-1,4-beta-xylanase, which gives rise to MGCKRDYFKLAGLVLCLSLLLLSCSRKEEPVSQGGSLTENTKKDSTAIDSNTTENKIENNTEENNTAESNSTESDAAAGNQKESKPESEKAGNTVDYYRQYQESKELPVLAQVLEGSFKAGVALSAEDIKNPLKAKLVASQFNSITCENEMKADFTLDREATLKRGEEKYPVVNMQRAETALNFAKENGLTMRAHTLVWHSQTPRWLFTVGFEDSEKAPLVSREIMLARMENYIKQEMEYVNTHFPGVVYAWDVVNEAIETGDGQENGIRTKNNLWYEVLGEDYVEMAFTYARKYMAEGQKLFYNDYSTYDKTKMFAVYKLLEKLKEKNLVDGIGMQDHIQLSNPNVLDYQYAINKYAELGIELQVTELDIDMKENSEEAQEKLGTRYKNIMAVLLHSVEKGKANITSVTFWGLTDDRSWLNNAEGASYPLLFDKELNPKKAYFGVLQDSSIKNY
- a CDS encoding ABC transporter substrate-binding protein, whose product is MKKNQKFLAVLLILAMCLSMFTACGGNKAKETSNNSEPTVEATTPTEEATPTATEEPAMDLGGMEIVIGDWWSSADPAAPTTAQEEATQAYREEIQAKYNFKIKQVAVAEWGTMQETFTTSTMAEDPAAQVFILAPDWVAQPLANGLVYDLATLENLDFTESKWNPSVLKTLTYGDSVYGMAAGKPEPKLGVYWNKRLFEEAGLDPNLPYDLQASGEWTWSKFEELCKSLTIDSNNDGTIDSYAMASFSADLFKGAITSNDARYIGKDDSGMFFNGSKDPKFLEALQWAVSLIQKNYEMPAPADANWDWFISAFHDAKVAMQFAEVYKTGTWADMEDDWGFVLCPKGPKANGYEVYFSDNVAVIPSSYDKETAEKIAFAYNLWTNPTPGYEDDSESWKDGYYTRFRDERAVDETLTTMYDSATINTDYASFVYGLDLGTIIWDTYALGSTPAEKIEQVADSWQALIDDANKK
- a CDS encoding carbohydrate ABC transporter permease — encoded protein: MNRNIKTKWKEFLIRNRKSGGYLLKKKISIRVYQILRAVLLFGLCFLILQPLFNKVSLSFMQEKDLYDPTIIVVPRNFTLENYKLVNSLINYWKSLFNSIGISVMSSILQVAACTIVGYGFARFKFPLKNFWFGCVLLVIVIPPQTIMSSLYLNFRFFDVFGIIKLFTGSTLNLQNSIVPYMLLCITCMGLKSGLYIFLIRQYFRGIPKELEEAAYVDGCGNFSTFLRIMLPDARPILTSCFLFAFVWQWTDSFYSRMFLGKTALLANKLTAISSLLGDYLTSISGTASKPSVAYGQMMISTGMIMAIIPLLLIYIVAQKGFVESLSQTGLKM